A window from Longimicrobium sp. encodes these proteins:
- a CDS encoding aldo/keto reductase, with protein MRYRTYPGTDITVSEVGFGLWTLAAGWWGEFSDDEAISMLHRAFDLGITTFDSADTYGNGRADEILARAFAGRRDRIVITTKVGYDFYNNPNVRRGQQEIPHSADPAYIRFAVDESLKRLRTDVIDVISYHNAHEEHVPDDGIWETLARLKEEGKVRAWGAALGPSNGYLFEGLELIRNRGVKNLQLINNVLEPFPGQILTGEAEEHGVGLQVRVTHSSGMLEGKYTEETEFAKNDHRRHRPRSWLTNGLKKLEALGWLHEGRGMTIGQAALKWLLASPAVMTTLPNIYNLEQLEEFAAASDLPDLTADDLRRIDELQRINFGVYEEHMRYKGTMVRDGEPLAPHYRYAGDGYPRAPQVVETAAAD; from the coding sequence ATGAGATACCGCACCTATCCCGGCACCGACATCACCGTTTCCGAGGTCGGCTTCGGCCTGTGGACGCTGGCCGCCGGCTGGTGGGGCGAGTTCAGCGACGATGAAGCCATCTCCATGCTCCATCGCGCGTTCGACCTGGGGATCACCACCTTCGACAGCGCCGACACCTACGGCAACGGCCGCGCGGACGAGATCCTGGCGCGCGCCTTCGCCGGCCGGCGCGACCGGATCGTCATCACCACCAAGGTGGGATACGACTTTTACAACAACCCCAACGTCCGCCGCGGGCAGCAGGAGATCCCGCACAGCGCCGACCCGGCGTACATCCGCTTCGCCGTCGACGAGTCGCTCAAGCGGCTGCGGACCGACGTGATCGACGTGATCAGCTACCACAACGCGCACGAGGAGCACGTCCCCGACGACGGCATCTGGGAAACGCTGGCGCGGCTGAAGGAGGAGGGGAAGGTCCGCGCGTGGGGCGCCGCGCTGGGGCCCAGCAACGGCTACCTGTTCGAGGGGCTGGAGCTGATCCGCAACCGCGGCGTGAAGAACCTGCAGCTCATCAACAACGTCCTGGAGCCCTTCCCCGGGCAGATCCTGACGGGGGAGGCCGAGGAGCACGGCGTCGGCCTGCAGGTGCGCGTGACCCACAGCTCGGGGATGCTGGAAGGGAAGTACACGGAGGAGACGGAGTTCGCCAAGAACGACCACCGCCGCCACCGCCCGCGCAGCTGGCTGACCAACGGGCTGAAGAAGCTGGAGGCGCTCGGCTGGCTGCACGAGGGGCGGGGGATGACGATCGGCCAGGCCGCGCTCAAGTGGCTGCTCGCCAGCCCCGCGGTGATGACGACGCTGCCGAACATCTACAACCTGGAGCAGCTGGAGGAGTTCGCCGCCGCCAGCGACCTGCCCGACCTCACCGCCGACGACCTGCGCCGCATCGACGAGCTGCAGCGCATCAACTTCGGCGTGTACGAGGAGCACATGCGCTACAAGGGGACGATGGTGCGCGACGGCGAGCCGCTGGCCCCGCACTACCGCTACGCCGGCGACGGCTACCCCCGCGCGCCCCAGGTGGTGGAGACGGCCGCGGCGGATTGA
- the purF gene encoding amidophosphoribosyltransferase, whose amino-acid sequence MCGIVAVSGNADAARIAYLGLYSLQHRGQEAAGIATYDRASGTSHRVREAGLVSDVFTEEQLAKLRGSTAVGHIRYSTAGGAGLKNAQPIRETYRSGHLALVHNGNLTNFHAIRDRLLDEGALFQSTIDSEVIVHLIARSREATPDAQIADALTQLEGAYCILAWVDDVLYAARDPYGYRPLVIGTLPGGGLMLASETCALDIAKATYVRDVEPGELIRIRGGEIESLACLQPYVAEPQPCIFELVYFARPDTHLWGYTVDRARRAFGRKLAEERPMPGGDIVISVPDSANSAAVGYAEASGIPFELGLIRNHYVGRTFITPGQEGRDFKVRMKFSPVREVLDGKRVVVVDDSLVRGTTSRALVAMLRDAGAKEVHFRLASPPVRWPCFYGIDMPTKDELIASEKTVDEIRDYLGVDSLGYLSPEGMVECVRDRGETYCTACFTGDYRAPLVDAQEGFAMSSHC is encoded by the coding sequence GTGTGTGGAATCGTCGCGGTATCGGGCAACGCCGACGCAGCGCGCATCGCCTACCTGGGGCTGTACTCGCTGCAGCACCGCGGGCAGGAGGCCGCCGGCATCGCCACCTACGACCGCGCCAGCGGCACCAGCCACCGCGTGCGCGAGGCCGGGCTCGTCTCCGACGTGTTCACCGAGGAGCAGCTGGCCAAGCTGCGCGGCTCCACCGCCGTGGGGCACATCCGCTACTCCACGGCGGGCGGCGCGGGGCTCAAGAACGCGCAGCCCATCCGCGAGACCTATCGCTCCGGGCACCTGGCGCTGGTGCACAACGGCAACCTCACCAACTTCCACGCCATCCGCGACCGGCTGCTGGACGAGGGCGCGCTCTTCCAGAGCACCATCGACAGCGAGGTCATCGTCCACCTGATCGCCCGCTCGCGCGAGGCCACGCCCGACGCGCAGATCGCCGACGCGCTGACGCAGCTCGAGGGCGCCTACTGCATCCTCGCCTGGGTCGACGACGTGCTGTACGCCGCGCGCGACCCGTACGGCTACCGCCCGCTGGTGATCGGCACGCTGCCGGGCGGCGGGCTGATGCTGGCGTCGGAAACGTGCGCGCTCGACATCGCCAAGGCCACCTACGTGCGCGACGTGGAGCCGGGCGAGCTGATCCGCATCCGCGGCGGCGAGATCGAGTCGCTCGCCTGCCTGCAGCCGTACGTGGCCGAGCCGCAGCCGTGCATCTTCGAGCTGGTCTACTTCGCCCGCCCCGACACGCATCTCTGGGGATACACTGTCGACCGCGCGCGCCGCGCCTTCGGCCGCAAGCTGGCCGAGGAGCGCCCCATGCCCGGCGGCGACATCGTCATCTCCGTCCCCGACTCGGCCAACTCGGCCGCGGTGGGATACGCGGAAGCCAGCGGCATCCCCTTCGAGCTGGGGCTGATCCGCAACCACTACGTGGGCCGCACCTTCATCACCCCCGGCCAGGAGGGGCGCGACTTCAAGGTGCGGATGAAGTTCAGCCCCGTGCGCGAGGTGCTGGACGGCAAGCGCGTGGTGGTGGTCGACGACTCGCTGGTGCGGGGGACGACGTCGCGCGCGCTGGTGGCCATGCTGCGTGACGCGGGGGCGAAGGAGGTGCACTTCCGCCTGGCCAGCCCCCCGGTGCGCTGGCCGTGCTTCTACGGCATCGACATGCCCACGAAGGACGAGCTGATCGCGTCGGAGAAGACGGTGGACGAGATCCGCGACTACCTGGGCGTGGACTCGCTGGGCTACCTGTCGCCCGAGGGGATGGTGGAGTGCGTGCGCGACCGCGGCGAGACGTACTGCACCGCCTGCTTCACCGGCGACTACCGCGCCCCGCTGGTCGACGCGCAGGAGGGCTTCGCGATGAGCTCGCACTGCTGA
- the purL gene encoding phosphoribosylformylglycinamidine synthase subunit PurL gives MSTRPGDPAITPELVAEHGLSPEEYQLVLGILGREPTFTELGVFSAMWSEHCGYKNSKPLLRKLPTQAPWVLQGPGENAGVIDVGDGLAVAFKIESHNHPSAVEPYQGAATGVGGILRDVFTMGARPIAMLNSLRFGEIDGEQGDRVRYLFAGCVKGIGDYGNCVGIPTVAGEVYFDGAYEGNPLVNAMCVGLMKHDDLIRGVAAGVGNAIMAVGAKTGRDGIHGATFASAELSEESEAKRPQVQVGDPFTEKLLLEASLELIKSGHIVGIQDMGAAGLVSSSTEMAARGGTGVDIEITAVPVRERGMTPYEILLSETQERMLVVAKNGHEEDVRAILGKWDLDAETIGRVTETGRYVVREHGTVIVDIPGEPLVDGCPTYTREGVESPETAALREWDPSTLKLLFEEHEPAWTLERLLDSPSIASKRWVYEQYDSTVRTNTVVGPGGDAAVLRLRGTSKAVAVTVDCNGRYVHLNPYRGGHIAVAEAARNLVCTGALPRAVTDNLNFGNPLKPEVYFQMSEALRGIGEACAAFETPVTGGNVSLYNENPRGAIYPTPTIGMVGIVEDVAHVTTAAFKAEGDAIVLAGTNTDELGGSEYLKVIHGLVAGDAPRIDLAAESRLQRGVLAAIRSGLVRSAHDTAEGGLAVAIAESAFAAGADPFGVDVALDDALPANALLFGEAQGRVVLSCEPAKEAELIRCLEIHGVPAKRIGTVGARGGVFRVATRDVEIRDSSTALRDVYENAIPRRMDGTPADVETALESEVQHGA, from the coding sequence GTGAGCACACGCCCCGGCGATCCCGCGATCACCCCCGAGCTGGTCGCGGAGCACGGGCTTTCCCCCGAAGAGTACCAGCTCGTCCTCGGCATCCTCGGCCGCGAGCCCACCTTCACCGAGCTGGGCGTGTTCAGCGCCATGTGGAGCGAGCACTGCGGCTACAAGAACAGCAAGCCGCTCCTCCGCAAGCTCCCCACGCAGGCGCCGTGGGTGCTGCAGGGCCCCGGCGAGAACGCCGGCGTCATCGACGTGGGCGACGGGCTGGCCGTTGCCTTCAAGATCGAGTCGCACAACCACCCCTCCGCCGTCGAGCCGTACCAGGGCGCGGCGACGGGCGTCGGCGGCATCCTGCGCGACGTGTTCACCATGGGCGCGCGCCCCATCGCCATGCTCAACTCGCTGCGCTTCGGCGAGATCGACGGCGAGCAGGGCGACCGCGTGCGCTACCTCTTCGCCGGCTGCGTGAAGGGGATCGGCGACTACGGCAACTGCGTGGGCATCCCCACCGTGGCCGGCGAGGTGTACTTCGACGGCGCGTACGAGGGGAACCCGCTGGTCAACGCCATGTGCGTGGGGCTGATGAAGCACGACGACCTGATCCGCGGCGTGGCGGCGGGCGTCGGCAACGCGATCATGGCCGTGGGCGCGAAGACGGGGCGCGACGGCATCCACGGCGCCACCTTCGCCTCCGCCGAGCTGTCGGAAGAGAGCGAGGCCAAGCGCCCGCAGGTGCAGGTGGGCGACCCCTTCACCGAGAAGCTGCTGCTGGAGGCGTCGCTCGAGCTGATCAAGTCCGGCCACATCGTCGGCATCCAGGACATGGGCGCGGCGGGGCTCGTCTCGTCGAGCACGGAGATGGCGGCGCGCGGCGGCACCGGCGTGGACATCGAGATCACCGCCGTCCCCGTCCGGGAGCGGGGGATGACGCCGTACGAGATCCTCCTCTCCGAGACGCAGGAGCGGATGCTCGTGGTCGCGAAGAACGGCCACGAGGAGGACGTGCGCGCGATTCTCGGCAAGTGGGACCTGGACGCCGAGACCATCGGCCGGGTGACGGAGACGGGGCGCTACGTGGTGCGCGAGCACGGCACGGTGATCGTCGACATCCCCGGCGAGCCGCTGGTGGACGGCTGCCCTACGTACACGCGCGAGGGCGTCGAATCCCCCGAGACCGCCGCGCTGCGCGAGTGGGATCCGTCGACGCTCAAGCTGCTGTTCGAAGAGCACGAGCCCGCCTGGACGCTCGAGCGGCTGCTGGATTCGCCGTCCATCGCCAGCAAGCGCTGGGTGTACGAGCAGTACGACAGCACGGTGCGGACGAACACGGTGGTCGGCCCCGGCGGCGACGCGGCGGTGCTGCGGCTGCGGGGGACGAGCAAGGCCGTGGCGGTGACGGTGGACTGCAACGGCCGCTACGTGCACCTCAACCCCTATCGCGGCGGCCATATCGCCGTCGCGGAGGCGGCGAGGAATCTCGTCTGCACCGGCGCGCTGCCGCGGGCGGTGACGGACAACCTCAACTTCGGCAACCCGCTGAAGCCCGAGGTCTACTTCCAGATGTCCGAGGCGCTGCGCGGCATCGGCGAGGCGTGCGCCGCGTTCGAGACGCCGGTGACGGGCGGCAACGTGTCGCTCTACAACGAGAACCCGCGCGGCGCCATCTATCCCACGCCCACGATCGGGATGGTGGGGATCGTGGAGGACGTGGCGCACGTCACCACCGCCGCGTTCAAGGCGGAGGGCGACGCGATCGTCCTGGCCGGCACGAACACGGACGAGCTGGGCGGGAGCGAGTACCTGAAGGTGATCCACGGCCTGGTCGCCGGCGACGCACCGCGGATCGACCTGGCCGCGGAGAGCCGTCTCCAGCGCGGCGTGCTGGCGGCCATCCGCTCGGGCCTGGTCCGCTCCGCGCACGACACGGCGGAGGGAGGACTGGCCGTGGCGATCGCGGAGAGTGCCTTCGCCGCGGGCGCGGACCCGTTCGGCGTGGACGTGGCACTCGACGACGCCCTTCCCGCGAACGCGCTGCTCTTCGGCGAGGCGCAGGGGCGCGTGGTGCTGTCGTGCGAGCCGGCGAAGGAGGCGGAGCTGATCCGCTGCCTGGAGATCCACGGCGTTCCCGCGAAGCGCATCGGCACCGTCGGCGCGCGCGGCGGCGTCTTCCGCGTGGCCACGCGCGACGTGGAGATCCGGGACTCGTCGACGGCGCTGCGGGACGTCTACGAAAACGCCATCCCCCGCCGCATGGACGGCACCCCCGCGGACGTGGAGACGGCGCTGGAGAGCGAGGTCCAGCACGGGGCGTAG